AACTatatcctcctcctccaccatggCCGCCGAAGAAAGCCCTGAAGATGTTGTTCGCGTCAAAGTCTAGAGAGACAGCAAAGACAACAGCAGGATTAGCTGGTGATGACAAGCTTCAGGAAGAACATGATGTGCACACGGAATGGAGGTGAATCAAGGTGTTTGACAAACAGGTGTCATCAGTACAGGGTGTGCATGCACTGCAGAGAGAAACAGGAACTGCCAGACAATCGAGACGAGCACAGGAGACTATAAGAAGTGTCTGAGTTAAGGATACAGTCAATGTAGTGCTTGGAAAAAGCTGGGTTCCTACTGTTTTCATAGGCTGACTTATAATAAGGGATATTAATTTGATTTTATTGATAACAATGCCGTTATTGATTCTGCTTGTCGGTCCAGTTCTTTATTGACTTCTGATTAATCTTCTGTGTGGATAAAGTAGGCCTACACGTTTCAAGTCTGAACGCACAAAATGAGagaatatttgtacagcatttgttctcatttgttttctttgtcaaaGACAAACTGCTTGGCCTGCCTGCGTGGCGCTAATGTTTCCATAAtacaggagacagagacactttGTTTGATCATGATCACGTCCGTGATATGTTCAGCGTATAAAATAGCTATATCCGTGCTGTGCTATATTAACATGAACATATCTGTCAACCACATCCAGGAGCCGTCTCAATGGGCACCTGATTATGAACCATCTCAAAGGGAGGTCCAAAAATGTGTAATTTTCTTGTTACTTGTTTTTGTCGGTTGCTGAAATGGTAAAATTATTATGAATGTAGGCTGTTTAAACATAACTACCTGATCGCGGAGACTTTATGAccataactttatttttaaaaaggcaaacCATAGCTTTGCTCCCCCTAATGAGATGTATTTACTCCCTTTGCTCTATTGCTCAGGCGCATATGGCCGTCGTTTAGACTTTTTTTGTCCAGCACCCAATCCTTATTTTTGGATGTGCGCGCTTTCTCGTTCGCATATGGCCATCTCACCATCACACTATCAAGTATAGTAGCAATGCACTATTGATTCACCTCACATACATACAAGCACATGAACCCTCCCCTCAatatcacacacagacacacacacacacacacacacacacacacacacacacacacacagcacaaagcTGTAAAGCACAAGCGCTACTGTGGTAACTTTCATTTATCGCACAGATCGCTTTTTGCATACCACGGGCGACATACATGCTGCACCGTACAGCCCTGAAGCAGCACTGTTATCATCTTTCTTTGCCACACTTTGGACTGTTTCTACCTCTCTGCCATGAGCCCTTCTTGTTGCAAGCTTCCAGCAACATAGACATGAGTCTGATGTCCTAGTTTTGCACTGTGTAACTGTCAGAAAAATATGCTGGCACTGAATTGATTGGCAAGGAATTGATCAGCTCGGCACCATATGATTCCAATGGATCCAATAATTTGGCACTGGTCCTCAACCTGAATGATTCCCATCCCTACTTCTAAATCTGAGGGATTCTGTGAGAATTAATGGGAAGTCTGAATATTCAGCAAAACCTAAAATTTatagatgaaatgaaaaaaaataaataaataaataaaaaagtcatgatACATGTCATGGTGTTCTGTGGACAGTATTGATGCCTCTTCTATACACCAGACAGTGAATAATCTGTCACTCAGTTTTGGTAGCTTTTGAATGTAAATCtgtccaaagaaaaaaaaaacaggttttacCTCCACCATCAAAGGAGCAGTCGTCTTCCAGGTCGTGTCCACTGTCGTAGCGGATCTTCTTCTTTGGGTCAGAGAGCACAGTGAAGGCCTCGCCCACCTCCTTGaatttcttctcctcctccttctgcaCCTCTGGAGTCGCTGCGCTGTGGCGGTCTGCAAGATGATGATACAATTACAACACAGTCCTTCAGATATATAACCATCAAATGCAAACCTGGTATCCTTCATGTCTGTGTAAAGACTAAGCGGTCTACCTGGGTGGTGCATGAGGGCCCGTTTGCGATAGGCCTTTTTGATCTCATCCTCGGTGGCATTCTTGCCGACCCCCAGCACCTTGTAGTAATCTTTCCTcttgctcttcttcagctccaGCTGTGCCGTCTTCAGCAGATGCTTGTGATCTAAAGTGAtaaaatgtgagtgtgtgaaaacCTGACATGGCTGGTGCATCAgttaaaacaggtaaaaatgcaaaagtatAACACAATTGCAGCTCACCTGATGTTTTTTCTGTCTGGTAAACTTTTTCATAGTCCCGTACGGCCTCCTCATactgctctgtgttcatgtaACTACAGGGTCACACAAAGTCACTCAAAAACTGCATAAtgcacaacaaaacacacccattAGGACACATGTACTCATATAGAAAGTGCAGCATACCACTGAGCTCTTCTTAAGTAGGCTTTGATGTAAGTGTCATCTAGTTTGATTGCACTGGTACAATCTTCAATGGCTTTATCAAGTTTCTGCAGCTGTTGATGAACAAGTTAATGACAGTAAATTGAGTGAAGAGCTAGAAGAGAACAAATAATCAGACAGCATTATTGATTGAATGCCTGCAGCTGGTAACGTGTCGCCTCTCACCTTTACTCCTGCTGTGGCTCTGTTGCAGTACAGTTTAGCGTTGGTCTTGATGTTGTTGGGGTCTATCGTCAGGGCCTCGGTATACAGCTGGTAGGCAGCTTCATAGTTGCAGCTCTTAAACGCCTGGTTGCCCTCCTCTTTCTTGGCTTTTAGGGCTTTGGCATTCTGATTTGGGAGGAGAACAAGTCATCATGTCTCTTTTAAAACATTAAGGTGTTGTCTGTATTTTGGCATGTCTTCAAGAATGGATTTACTTACTTAGGTTCTGACCAGACGGAGCAAACTTCAACAGCTTGGGGTGtctttttgtaatgtttttaatTAGAGTGGAGTGTTTTGCTCACTGCTCTCGCATTGCTGAGCACCTTGCCTTTTTGCAAGGGCACCCTGAACACTTGCGTTGAAGTACTTGGTTTGTtaaaagctaacgttacctcACTTTCATCATCGCCCTAGGCAAACTGAAATATCTAAAGAAATTGTAGCATCAACTACTTTTAACATTTTACCAACTGCAATTAGGCCTAACGATTAACAGCAGATTGTCAAACTGTCCCTGACTCTTACTAATATAAACCTTAAACCGACCATCATCCAGGAGAAGTTCCTCAATGAGCTGGGGGAGCTCCCTGtgatttctcttttttctctatTTCCCTGTGTCCAGTCTCCATGTGCCCTCcgcctagtctcgccaccagacaatcagagatctccgccttctgatagtctggggacactcctttctaaagtgtgtttaacacaccggcaaaaacggccggcaacaaagcaacacctcttgcatttttgaaaaggacacgccttctcggaaatgtgcgctcctccttttctcgtccgcaaggaaacaaacacacagagagcttgaaaatggatgccaagagattaaactccgttttatcaaacgtgtgctcatccgtgaagaaaatattttttccagcggatgtcttagttacaacattattgagctaagtGGAGTactttcatgtcgtatccgacaacgggaggcttttaacagatgacgtcctgatgttagctttgctgctagtgttagctgtccctgtcagctgcagccactgatgctttctagacatcgtgatttcctaaaactgaataaataccacacatagcaacacaaaactgctttgctagctcaatcatgttgtaactaagatatccgctggaaaagatatttttttcacagaccgtttaatgagttattacctattacagacaccgctaacggctaacagggctaacagctaacggttagcccagctaaacgtgcacacagaaatagtaatgtttgttcaatcattgtgtttatagactttacaaacatcagattagtccaaatggtgatacagtgatgtgaaaaatgtgatatataggctatatatatatatatatagctaaaagctctgctggttttctacccggaagtatttgtaaacaacaaggcgattccctataacgttatagtccggccggacggatgagtcatggccttgtaaaagattatgtttgtttcttttagtcggcgagaatgtgtcgccgcaaacgcgacaaacacccactgaactttgacagcgttttctgcgagcacggctgagccattttgtaccgcttacacgtgtttctagtgggactatgtttacaagcacaagagttcagcgagccaccgaaggaccgccctgcagatttactattggctctgcaacgtagggagtttttttaaactctgaaattgtatccgtccatctaaacacaaaatcagggagaaagtcatcagtctttagttaagcaaagcgtctaaagactgacttgtgagtctacccTCCGCCTGTCTGTTTCTTATGCAGATTTGAAGGTACAGATCTGTGAGATtacttcacagcaaaaaaactgGTTAAGCTAAGGACAGGTGATTTGGTGACGCAGCAAGCTGCAAAAAGCACTCTGTCTGATCAGTGCAGGCTTTGACAAAAAGACAGTACAGTGGGTCTCTACGGTTCTGTCTAATTGGGGCCGTAATCTGCCAAGAGATGAGCAGTGCAGAAAGCCAACAtgcagaaaaaatgcaaatgtgctGCACTACACCCAAAAATAAATTTCTAACCTTACCACTCGTGGCAGAACTAATCAAGCAGTATGGATCACTTTGCTTTTTCATACACATTGATCTTATACAAGACATTCCAAAATACTTGAtggtttgaaataaaaataactgtacaaaaacatgtttattcatttctttctttcaatgaaacaaagaggaagaagacaatCTTACCCTGCAGGCTAGACGGGCCTTTTCGTGGTCAGGTGCCATGCGCAGAGCCTGGACAAAGAACTGTACAGCTTTATCGATGCAGTCCTCATAGTAGAGACACAAGCCTCGGACGTAGAGTGCGTCTGCATTTGTGGAATCCATTCGCAAGATATCACTGTAAAAAAGATTGAAGAATCAGTAAGTCTATTACATCCCACTTATCGGAAAGTTACTAAAGTAACAAGACACTCATACACCATGAACCTAACACCAGTTGTTCCCACCTTGCTACAGACTGGGCCTCTGGATAGCGTCCCAGCAGGGCCAGACACTCGGCCTTGAGAATTTTGAAGCGGTGACAGGCAGAAGCCACTGCTAAGGCCCGGTCCATGCAGTACACCACCTGGGTCAGGACAAGAGCCAATTAACTACACCTGCTACAATCTACTGTAATCGCTGATgaaagacatgcagagatttggATCTTTGTAAAACATAACAATTAAAATGGAGCTATTGAGTTTGGCGAAAAAGAGAGAATGGGTATAAAGTACCTTTCTGAAATCACGCTTCTCAAAGCCAAAGTCCGCCATTCGTTCGTACTCCACTAGCATCGCTGCAGTCTTGTTCTGAAATATAAGAGCAATCATGTGTCAGCAATTTCTTTACAATGTTAACAGGCGAGTTTGAGTTACATCTTTGACTCCAAGACTATGCTCAGTACATAATAAAATGCATTCTTGTACAGTAACAGTTTTTCTGCAATCATATGACTATCATGACGTGCAAAATTCCGATGGAGGGCAGGAAGTAATACATCCATATACTGTGTGAACTGGAAACTGGAAATAGAGGAACGTGACTTATAAAAAGGTTGGATCAACATGCAGGCAGCAGGTATCATGTGAAAATTGACACTCATGTTGAATGTGATCCATACAAAACAGAAGTAAAGTGTTTTTCACCACAACCTGACTGATTTGCACGGTGTGGACATGATTGTCGTTACAAATTATGTCGTCCTCCAGACCTCCTAATGTTACATTGTTACACCCAAATTTGACCAACTGGCACAGCCATACGCAGCTCAAATCATAGTGCTACCAGTGTTGGTAGCCTGCAgttgcctgccctccatctgggCAGAGCAGTGATGTAAACAAGCTGTATGCAAGAAGCTAttacagtgagggaaatgtaaGAAGTTCAGGTGATCCCCACCTCCTGCTGGGCCTCTCTGTTGCTGGGATCCAGCTCCAAAACCTTCTGGAAGCAGCGATTGGCTGCCATGGCATTTCCTAACAACAGGTGGCACTTGCCCTCACGTAGATGACCCTGTGGGGTGGCAGAGGCACATTTCCTTCTTAGGgttgcattaaaaaacaaactttattctGCAAGTGCAGCTGGGGGTTTTTGACAGAGCAAGTGATGTGCAAAGCTGAGAATAACAATGATACTGAAACCCACTTTCATGAAGCAGTCATCCAGccgcacagcctgctgggaatCTTCTAGAGCCTCTCGGAAGCGACAGAGCATCATGAGGGTGGCTGCCCTGTTTCCATAATAACTGGCAGTTTTGGGGCTTGCATCTTgagagacaagaaaaaaaaaatccatgtcaCGCAGGAAAAATGAGAAGTGGATACAGATTACAGATCTAGCtagaacagtggttctcaaccaggggtTCATGGACCCCCAGGGGACCTTGAAGGAGTCCCAGGGGGTCCccagaaaaacaagaaatatttATTTCACCGTTTGATTCACTACAGAAGTTACCCAATGTGGGTTAAAGTTAGTGTCTATTCTGGCACCCAACTGGGATGTTATCAGCCCACTGAATGGCCATTATCTGTGGTTATAAGCCTCATACATATGGGTCAGTGGTAGGCTGGTAGGTTCAGAAGGTCGTATCGGCCCATTTAACAGCCACTACTAGTTTGTTAGGTTTAATTTTAACTTTCATTAGGTTAAAGTGTCAAAACAATGTGTTAAATTTCAGAAAGAGCATGGTTGGGTGTAAATAATGGTTTTACAAGGGACACAAACCCTGGTCtcatgggtgaaagtcctgtgccaGTCCCTATTCTAGCAGAAAGACTAATTTTATGGTCTGGTAATGGCCCTCTCAGCCTGACAGTAGGTGTGGCAAGCCCCTACGAAACCATATTTATGCTGCTTATCACCACTGATAATGGCCTGATAACAAAAATTGGCTGATTCTGAtcataagtttcactttctatGCACTTACATCCTCAACTGTAGTTGAAAACTATAAAATTCTGGTCTTAATCATAAAACAATCTTTTTAGATTGAGGTCCCTGAAGCCAGATCTTATTAAATGGGGGTCTGTGACCTCATGTGGATCATTTTAGGGGTCTTCGTCACcaaaaagtttgagaaccatTGGTCTAGAGCCATCCTTGTGATAGACAGAGGTAAACTGCAAATATAGTGCAAGTCCTATGAGTAATTCAAACAAATAACAGAGGTAGAGCTGCTCCTGATACAGTTTTaaagcacacagagagaacGTGTGTTGAGAAATAAGTCAGGAGGAGGCGATGACTCAACTGTCAATAGAAATTTcactgttatttttgttttgctgatgTGCTGGGAAGGGGGGACCAGAAGAGATCATCAGAATTCATCAGCAGGAGAGTATGAACAAAAGTTGGTCTATGGGTAAAGAGTAGTTAGATGTGATCTTACCAATGGCCTTGGTGTAATAGTTGAAAGCCTCGGAGTAATCTTTCTTGCTGTAGAATGCATTTCCTTGCTCTTTGAAGCCTTCAGCCTGACTGCAGAGGAGAAACACAAACCAAAGTCAAGGTTTAACAGGAGCTTTACAAAGATAAGAGTTATCTGCCCATACAATATAAAGTaaactgttcagtaataaatcAGTTAACCAATTAAAGCCCTTCACAATAAAGATGTACATAAAACAACTGCGTAAAAGTTAAACTATGCAGGATTAACTTAAAAAAACGTGTTCCAGGGCACAGTGTGCAACTGAGTTTGGGACTTTCTATAAAGACAGCAGCCAGGTGCCAGACTGGAAGCAGCACACGTCCAAGAGGAAGCTAAATAAATTGTGTACACAGCAATGAAAAAACCCAAATACTACAAAACTGTTTACAAATAGCAgccaacaattcctgcatagctCACCTTCAAGTCAGTGACATCAAACCAGACCAGCTGGTTTGCCTGAACTCATTTGTATCCATCAGAGAATTTCCTGCACACGAGGCAGAGCCTGAAAGGACTGTGGTGTGTAACACCTGGAAGTGGGACAGCAGAGCAGGGCACACAGTCTTGATATGCAGCTTCAGCACTAAACATAGCAGTGAAATTCACCTGCTGCAGTCCTCTCAGGGTGCCAAGTGTTAAAGGGAAAATACTGATTCATATAAGGACGAAGCTACTGCTGTGCTGGTCACCATGGACATTTTGATCTATAAGGTCTTCTTAAGGCAAgtgtgaaagagaaaacaaGTCAATCTTGTAGAGACACTTCACTGCAGTCATTAATGCTTCTAAATGAAatgctttttctgtctttcacacTTGCCTGAGGAAAATCTTACAgatcaaaatgttgttttgcaCAGAGAATAAGAGAAATAAACTACTTATTTGTTGCATAACAGTGTGTAGACCTTCTTTATGCCCCACACccaagttagtgacatcatGGTTGTTTACATCTGCCACAAAACACTACAGCTGGGtacagaagaaaaacatttgaCCCTTACAAAGTTTCTGCTGACAATAATTATTGAGCTGAATGTTGTGCTTTTGTTAAATGGCTGTTGGGAGAGGTTTCCCTTCAGGGTTGTGAGTCAGAAAGCCCTGACGTTTCACTTATCCCTcatgctgttttatgtgtgttaatggagtcaatttaaagtaaactttactgcactttattGGTTACAATGATGTACATCATTTCTGTGGTTTGAATAATATTCAGTCTCATATCGATAGCAGGCCCCTGAATCTAATCAAAATCATACTGtggcagactttttttttaaagattattttaattggcttttttgcctttattgacaggacagacagtgaaatggggagacagagagagtggggactgaca
The nucleotide sequence above comes from Epinephelus lanceolatus isolate andai-2023 chromosome 21, ASM4190304v1, whole genome shotgun sequence. Encoded proteins:
- the LOC117260007 gene encoding dnaJ homolog subfamily C member 7-like, translating into MAAVDIDVPVDAEPQIHGSDDMERQAEGFKEQGNAFYSKKDYSEAFNYYTKAIDASPKTASYYGNRAATLMMLCRFREALEDSQQAVRLDDCFMKGHLREGKCHLLLGNAMAANRCFQKVLELDPSNREAQQENKTAAMLVEYERMADFGFEKRDFRKVVYCMDRALAVASACHRFKILKAECLALLGRYPEAQSVASDILRMDSTNADALYVRGLCLYYEDCIDKAVQFFVQALRMAPDHEKARLACRNAKALKAKKEEGNQAFKSCNYEAAYQLYTEALTIDPNNIKTNAKLYCNRATAGVKLQKLDKAIEDCTSAIKLDDTYIKAYLRRAQCYMNTEQYEEAVRDYEKVYQTEKTSDHKHLLKTAQLELKKSKRKDYYKVLGVGKNATEDEIKKAYRKRALMHHPDRHSAATPEVQKEEEKKFKEVGEAFTVLSDPKKKIRYDSGHDLEDDCSFDGGDFDANNIFRAFFGGHGGGGGYSFDSSPDNGPGNFFFQFG